The genomic region GACGTCGGTCGCCTCGTGCTCGTCCGCCCTGTCGCCGGTCGCGAGCACGGTGCGGATCGTCTCGACATGGTGCCGGGCCCAACCGGCGGTGGCGCCGATGAAGGGCGTCACCGGCCCGTCGCCCCGGTGCTCGACCCAGAGGTTCAGCATGGCGCTGGTCGTGCCGATATTGGTCTCGAAATCGAGCAGCCCCTCCGGCGAAGGGCTGCGGACGTCGAGGTCGAACCGGTAGCGATGCACGACCTCGAGTTCGGTCCGGATCGGCAGAGCGCGCCAAGTTCGGCCGATCCGCAACCCGCCGCCGCCGACGGCCTGCCAGCCGCTCTCGACATAGGGTGCGTCCATGCCGTCGATGTCGAGCCGCGTGACCTCGGCCGCGCCGCCGACGATGACGACGGTGGCATACCAGTCTCCGCCCGCGGCGGCTGCCGGCGGAGCCGCTGCGGCGGCCATGAGCGCGCCGGTCAAGCCAAACGCTGCCCGCCTCACAGAAAAATGATCCGCGCGTTCCGCCGCCATACCAGAATACTATCCTTCGCTCGATCACGAGGCCGTACTACCCACCTTATCGGAGGCAGGCAAATGGCAGGCGTCAAAGGGATTTTCGCGGGCGTGGCCGCGGTCGCGCTGATCTCCATCGGATTTGCGGCTTCGGCCCAGGACGGCGCCCAGTCGGTGAAGGATCGCCAGGCCCTGATGAAGGGGATCGCGGCGAACAACAAGGCGATCGCGGCGATCGTCAAGGGCGAGGGCAGCGAGACGCTGGACGACCTCAAGCGCCGGGCGGGCGAGATCAACGCCGCAGCCGCGAAGGTCCCCGCCGCCTTCACCGCCGGGCTACATGTCGAGAACGCGCCCGCCGGCGTCGAGACGACCGCCCTGCCCGCGATCTGGACGGAGCGCGCCAAGTTCGACGAGGCGTCGAAGGCGCTCGAGGAAGCCAGCGCGAAGCTTGCGGCGTCAGCTGACATGGACGCGGCGAAGGCCGGCTTCGGCGCCGTCGGCAAGAGCTGCGGCGGCTGCCACAACACGTTCCGGCAGAAGAAGAGCTGAGGCTGCGTGCGAGCGACCGGTTTCCGTGACCTGATCGCGGCAGCGGCGGTCGCCGCCCTTGCCGCGACGTCGCCGCCCGCGGCTGCCGCCGAATCCGCCGACGGTGCCGCCCTGTTCGATGCCGCCGGCTGCGCCAACTGCCACACCGACACCAAGGGCGGCGGCAAGCCGCTGGCGGGCGGCGTCGCGCTCGACACGCCGTTCGGCACGTTCCGCACGCCGAACATCACGCCGGACCGCGAGCACGGCATCGGCGCATGGAGCGACGCCGACTTCATCCGGGCGATGCGCGAGGGCGTGGCGCCCGACGGCAGCCACTACTATCCGGCCTTTCCCTACACCTCCTACACGCGCATGACCGATGCGGACATGCTGGCGATCAAGCGGCACATCTTCGCGATGGAGCCAGCGGCGACGCCGTCGAAGCCGCACAACCTCGGCTTTCCGTTCAATCAGCGCTGGCTGATGTGGGGCTGGAACCTGCTGCACTTCGAGCCGGGACCATACATTCCCGACCCCGACCGATCCGAAGCCTGGAACCGCGGCGCCTATCTGGTGACCGCCGTCGCCCATTGCGGCGAGTGCCATACGCCGCGCGGCGCGCTCGGCAATCTCGACATGTCGCGGTGGCTCGGCGGCAACGTCGACGGACCCGACGGCGAGCGTGTGCCGAACATCACGCCCGACCGGGAGACCGGCATCGGCACATGGTCGGCGAGCGACATCGCCTTCCTGCTCGACGCCGGAATGATGCCGGACGGCGACGTGGTCGGCGGCAGCATGTACCCGGTGATCGAAGACGGCACAGATTCCCTGACCGGGCCCGACCGCGACGCGATCGCCGAATACCTGCTGTCCCTGCCGCCCGTCTCCAATCCGAATGCCAGGGCCACCAAGGCCGAGTAGAGCGAGGCCGTCTTGCGGCGGCTTGCCGCCGTTCAGACCTTGGCGTCCTCGCCGGAAAAGGGCGACACGTCGCGTGAGTCGAGCAGCAGGTGGATCAGCGTCGGCCCCGGATGCGCCAGCGCCTCGCGGAACGCCGCCTCGAAGTCGGCTGTCTTCTCGACCCGCCAGGCCGGCATGCCGTAGCCGCGTGCGACGGCGGCGAAGTCCGGGCTCTGCAGGCGCGTGCCGAACTCGCCGGGCGTGCCGTAGGCCCGCTGCTGCGACACCAGGATCGAGCCCCAGGCATTGTTGTCGCAGAGCACGACCTTCACCGGCAGGCCGTGCTGCACCGCCGTCGTCAGCTCCTGACCAGTCATGAGAAAGCCTCCGTCGCCGACGAAGGCGATGCTGGGGGCATCGGGCTTGGCGAGGCAGGTGCCGATGGCGCCGGGCACGGCATAGCCCATGGCGCCGGACATCGGCCCGGCCTGGGTATGCGGACGGGTGAAGCGGTAGAAGCGGTGCACCCAGCGGGCGAAGGTGCCGCTGTCGCACAGGATGACCGACTCCTCCGGTGCCAACGCGTCGACCGCCTCGACGACCTTGGCGAGGTTGACCGGCCCGTTCACCGCGACGGCGTCGGCCTTCACGAAGTCCAACTGCGCCGCATGCAGCCCGTCGCGCCACGCCACCCGGTCGGCCGGCGCGGTCCCCGAAACGGCTGCGGTCACCGCCGCCAGCGTCGGCTTCAGGTTCGCGGCGACCGCCACGGTCGAGCGCCAGCGCGACAGCACGTCCCAGTCCGGGAAGATGTGCACCAGC from Constrictibacter sp. MBR-5 harbors:
- a CDS encoding outer membrane beta-barrel protein; translation: MTGALMAAAAAPPAAAAGGDWYATVVIVGGAAEVTRLDIDGMDAPYVESGWQAVGGGGLRIGRTWRALPIRTELEVVHRYRFDLDVRSPSPEGLLDFETNIGTTSAMLNLWVEHRGDGPVTPFIGATAGWARHHVETIRTVLATGDRADEHEATDVFAWGLGAGASWDFADRWTAEAVWRYMNLGEVSTGTLETGESYEAGAYSSHDLVLGLRYRFR
- a CDS encoding cytochrome c, coding for MAGVKGIFAGVAAVALISIGFAASAQDGAQSVKDRQALMKGIAANNKAIAAIVKGEGSETLDDLKRRAGEINAAAAKVPAAFTAGLHVENAPAGVETTALPAIWTERAKFDEASKALEEASAKLAASADMDAAKAGFGAVGKSCGGCHNTFRQKKS
- a CDS encoding cytochrome c, translating into MRATGFRDLIAAAAVAALAATSPPAAAAESADGAALFDAAGCANCHTDTKGGGKPLAGGVALDTPFGTFRTPNITPDREHGIGAWSDADFIRAMREGVAPDGSHYYPAFPYTSYTRMTDADMLAIKRHIFAMEPAATPSKPHNLGFPFNQRWLMWGWNLLHFEPGPYIPDPDRSEAWNRGAYLVTAVAHCGECHTPRGALGNLDMSRWLGGNVDGPDGERVPNITPDRETGIGTWSASDIAFLLDAGMMPDGDVVGGSMYPVIEDGTDSLTGPDRDAIAEYLLSLPPVSNPNARATKAE